A single genomic interval of Lathyrus oleraceus cultivar Zhongwan6 chromosome 7, CAAS_Psat_ZW6_1.0, whole genome shotgun sequence harbors:
- the LOC127105434 gene encoding 18.2 kDa class I heat shock protein-like, whose product MPMILSFLGGRRRNAFDPFPLDVWDPFKDFPFSNSFPENSAFLSTRVDRKETPEAHVFKADLPGLKKEEVKVEIEDDSVLQISGGRKVEKEDKNDQWHRVERSSRILENAKMDQVKANLENGVLTVTFPKQEVKKPEIKTIDISG is encoded by the coding sequence ATGCCGATGATTCTGAGTTTCTTAGGTGGCAGAAGGAGAAATGCTTTCGATCCATTCCCCCTTGATGTTTGGGATCCATTCAAAGATTTTCCATTCTCCAATTCTTTTCCTGAAAATTCAGCATTCTTGAGCACACGTGTGGACCGGAAGGAGACTCCAGAAGCGCATGTGTTCAAGGCCGATCTTCCTGGACTGAAGAAGGAGGAAGTGAAGGTGGAGATTGAAGATGATAGCGTTCTTCAGATAAGTGGAGGGAGAAAAGTTGAGAAAGAAGATAAGAATGATCAATGGCATCGGGTGGAGCGTAGCAGCAGAATACTAGAGAATGCTAAAATGGATCAAGTCAAAGCAAACCTGGAGAATGGTGTTCTCACTGTGACATTTCCTAAACAAGAGGTTAAGAAACCTGAGATTAAGACCATTGATATTTCTGGTTAA
- the LOC127105431 gene encoding 18.2 kDa class I heat shock protein-like, producing MPMIPSFLGGRRSNAFDPFPLDVWDPFKDFPFSNSFPENSAFLSTRVDRKETPEAHVFKADLPGLKKEEVKVEIEDDSVLQISGGRKVEKEDKNDQWHQVERSSRIPENAKMDQVKANMENGVLTVTFPKQEVKKPEIKTIDISG from the coding sequence ATGCCGATGATTCCGAGTTTCTTAGGTGGCAGAAGGAGCAATGCTTTCGATCCATTCCCCCTTGATGTTTGGGATCCATTCAAAGATTTTCCATTCTCCAATTCTTTTCCTGAAAATTCAGCATTCTTGAGCACACGTGTGGACCGGAAGGAGACTCCAGAAGCGCATGTGTTCAAGGCCGATCTTCCTGGACTGAAGAAGGAGGAAGTGAAGGTGGAGATTGAAGATGATAGCGTTCTTCAGATAAGTGGAGGGAGAAAAGTTGAGAAAGAAGATAAGAATGATCAATGGCATCAGGTGGAGCGTAGCAGCAGAATACCAGAGAATGCTAAAATGGATCAAGTCAAAGCAAACATGGAGAATGGTGTTCTCACTGTGACATTTCCTAAACAAGAGGTTAAGAAACCTGAGATTAAGACCATTGATATTTCTGGTTAA